One genomic segment of Kordiimonas sp. SCSIO 12603 includes these proteins:
- a CDS encoding EI24 domain-containing protein, with translation MIGTAINRTWQQLLHPKFRSVFLTSVASALITLIGLTFVLSYYWPETFVFGWDWIDELGESIAAAGFWAVVSVGSYLLFPGIVTMVMGVLIDKIATAVEEEYYPNRIGTREVPITDVVISAGKLTLIMLVVNLLALVPYIILFFMTASAGAFALFIAINGFLLGREYYEMVAMRHMDRKMMNRFRMEYGSKIFMVGAMMAAMFAVPFLNILAPIIGAAVMTHVFHHLIAQRRAA, from the coding sequence ATGATCGGCACAGCGATAAACAGAACATGGCAACAGTTGCTGCACCCCAAATTCAGGAGTGTATTTTTAACCTCCGTAGCATCTGCCCTAATCACCCTTATTGGCCTGACCTTTGTACTTTCATACTATTGGCCTGAAACATTTGTTTTTGGCTGGGACTGGATCGATGAACTGGGCGAATCTATCGCAGCGGCAGGCTTTTGGGCTGTTGTATCAGTAGGATCATATCTCCTGTTCCCGGGGATTGTAACAATGGTGATGGGTGTATTGATTGATAAAATCGCCACTGCCGTCGAGGAAGAATACTACCCCAACAGAATAGGCACCCGAGAGGTACCAATAACAGATGTGGTGATCAGCGCAGGCAAACTTACATTGATTATGCTTGTAGTGAATTTACTTGCTCTTGTGCCTTACATTATCCTCTTTTTCATGACAGCTAGTGCTGGCGCATTTGCGCTTTTCATTGCCATCAACGGCTTCCTTCTGGGCAGAGAATATTATGAAATGGTTGCTATGCGTCATATGGACCGAAAAATGATGAACCGTTTCCGTATGGAATACGGCAGCAAAATCTTTATGGTTGGTGCGATGATGGCTGCTATGTTCGCGGTACCATTTTTGAATATTCTAGCACCTATCATTGGCGCTGCGGTAATGACCCACGTTTTCCATCATCTTATTGCACAGCGTCGTGCTGCATAA
- a CDS encoding DUF6460 domain-containing protein produces the protein MANLKLDLPTIIKLAVWSLIVGGILYWLEWSPGQIYGFIIDKFAGIWDWMVDSGLQYMLLGATIVVPVFIISRLRAGRKN, from the coding sequence ATGGCCAATTTAAAACTGGATCTACCTACCATTATCAAACTAGCGGTATGGAGCCTTATTGTTGGTGGTATCCTCTATTGGCTTGAATGGAGCCCTGGCCAGATTTACGGCTTTATCATTGATAAGTTTGCAGGCATCTGGGACTGGATGGTTGATTCAGGCCTTCAGTATATGCTCTTGGGTGCAACAATTGTTGTTCCTGTTTTTATCATCAGCCGACTTCGCGCAGGCCGAAAGAATTAG
- a CDS encoding DUF938 domain-containing protein: MASLFNPAEENDVRLHAPATARNRDVILDVLKEHLPAEGTFYEIAAGSGEHALYFSDAFPDVIWHPTDIDESHLNSINAWRAHSGTQNLQEALYFNVLENQFPDKTDAILAINLIHIAPWRVAEILIEKAGNALKTGGTLFLYGPYQQNGAHTSDSNADFDISLKSRNPEWGIRHMEEVTSLAIKNGFDAPAVIPMPANNFSLVFKRK, translated from the coding sequence GTGGCATCGCTTTTTAATCCTGCAGAAGAAAACGATGTTCGGCTGCATGCGCCTGCAACTGCACGCAACCGCGATGTTATTTTAGATGTTCTTAAAGAACACCTTCCGGCAGAAGGTACCTTTTATGAAATCGCCGCGGGTTCTGGAGAGCACGCTCTTTATTTCTCAGACGCTTTTCCTGATGTGATCTGGCATCCAACAGATATTGATGAAAGCCACCTTAACAGCATTAACGCATGGCGGGCTCATTCAGGAACCCAGAACCTTCAAGAAGCCCTATATTTTAATGTGCTGGAAAACCAATTCCCTGACAAAACAGATGCTATTTTAGCCATCAATCTAATCCACATTGCACCGTGGCGCGTGGCTGAGATACTCATTGAAAAAGCGGGCAATGCTCTAAAGACTGGCGGTACGTTATTTCTCTATGGCCCTTACCAGCAAAATGGTGCCCATACTTCCGACAGTAACGCAGATTTTGATATCTCGCTTAAAAGCCGTAACCCTGAGTGGGGTATCAGGCATATGGAAGAGGTCACATCACTTGCTATAAAGAATGGCTTTGATGCTCCAGCCGTTATTCCAATGCCTGCCAATAATTTCTCACTGGTTTTCAAGCGCAAATAA
- a CDS encoding GNAT family N-acetyltransferase, producing the protein MKKYARIRPSVAAAQAMAGAPSYVRQGSLEVRLARSFKEIKAAQKLRYKIFYEEMHAKPDWKMRVTKRDIDDYDVVCDHLLVIDHDKPKSKQIVGTYRLLRQEVAEAHRGFYSSGEFDLSPLMTDSFKEQMGAGRQLLELGRSCVHKDYRATSTINMLWKGIAEYLKDHNIAYMFGCASFEGIDPAEFKEAFSYLYHNHVVPEDFKVKALDSMHVEMNNISADELDVRRARRALPPLVKGYLRIGCFIGDGAVVDEQFGTTDVFILLPVEKIAKRYSKHYDLKEEANDTDKATAAVQ; encoded by the coding sequence ATGAAGAAATACGCTCGTATACGCCCAAGTGTTGCTGCTGCCCAGGCTATGGCAGGTGCTCCCTCTTATGTTCGTCAGGGGAGCCTTGAAGTGCGCCTTGCTCGTTCTTTCAAGGAAATTAAAGCTGCACAGAAGCTGCGTTACAAAATCTTCTATGAAGAAATGCATGCCAAGCCTGATTGGAAGATGCGGGTAACCAAGCGTGATATTGATGATTATGATGTTGTGTGTGACCACCTTCTGGTGATTGACCATGACAAACCAAAATCAAAACAGATTGTAGGTACATACCGTCTTCTACGTCAGGAAGTAGCTGAAGCACACCGTGGTTTCTATTCTTCAGGTGAATTCGATCTGTCACCACTGATGACGGACAGTTTCAAAGAGCAGATGGGTGCAGGCCGCCAACTTCTTGAGCTTGGCCGCAGCTGTGTTCACAAAGATTACCGTGCCACAAGCACCATCAACATGCTTTGGAAAGGTATTGCCGAATACCTTAAAGACCATAACATTGCATATATGTTCGGCTGTGCAAGCTTTGAAGGTATTGATCCGGCTGAATTTAAAGAGGCTTTCTCTTATCTTTACCACAACCATGTTGTGCCGGAAGATTTCAAGGTGAAGGCGCTTGATAGCATGCATGTTGAAATGAACAACATCTCTGCTGATGAACTTGATGTTCGCCGTGCGCGCCGTGCATTGCCGCCGCTTGTGAAGGGTTACCTGCGTATTGGTTGCTTTATTGGTGATGGCGCAGTGGTTGACGAGCAGTTTGGTACGACAGATGTTTTCATCCTGTTACCAGTTGAAAAAATCGCCAAGCGTTACTCTAAGCACTATGACCTTAAGGAAGAAGCGAACGATACGGATAAAGCAACAGCAGCCGTTCAGTAA